In Actinomycetes bacterium, the genomic stretch AAGAAGTAGGCCTCCCGGCCTCTCGTCCGGCACACGAACCAGCCACCCAGGAGATCCAGAGCAGATGCCTCCGAAGAGCCGTCAGGGCGCGGGCGCCAAGAAGGTGCGCCGCAAGGAGAAGAAGAACGTGGCCCATGGCCACGCCCACATCAAGAGCACCTTCAACAACACGATCGTCTCGATCACCGACCCCTTGGGCAACGTGATCTCGTGGGCCTCGGCCGGCCACGTGGGCTTCAAGGGCTCGCGCAAGTCGACGCCGTTCGCCGCACAGATGGCGGCCGAGAACGCGGCCCGGCGTGCCCAGGAGCACGGCATGCGCAAGGTCGACGTGTTCGTCAAGGGCCCGGGCTCCGGTCGCGAGACCGCGATCCGCTCGCTGCAGGCCGCCGGCCTCGAGGTCGGCACCATCCAGGACGTGACCCCCGTCCCGCACAACGGCTGCCGCCCGCCCAAGCGGCGCCGGGTCTGAGGGGGGAGAAGGAGACATGGCTCGTTACACAGGTGCGGACTGCAAGCGCTGCCGCCGCGAGAAGATGAAGCTGTTCCTCAAGGGTGCGAAGTGCGAGTCGCCGAAGTGCCCGATCGAGATCCGTCCCTACCCGCCGGGTGAGCACGGTCGCGGTCGCTCGAAGGACAGCGAGTACCTCCTGCAGCTGCGGGAGAAGCAGAAGGCCACCCGCATCTACGGTGTGCTCGAGAAGCAGTTCCGTGGCTATTACGACGAGGCCAACCGCAAGCAGGGCAAGACCGGCGAGAACCTGCTGCGTATCCTCGAGAGCCGTCTGGACAACGTGGTCTACCGGGCCGGCTTCGCCAAGTCCCGGGACATGGCCCGCCAGCTGGTGCGCCACGGCCACCTCACCGTCAACGGCCGCAAGGTCGACATCCCGTCGTTCCGCGTGAGCGACAACGACATCATCGAGGTCCGTGAGAGCTCGCTCGAGCTCACGCCGTTCATCGTCGCGCGCGCCGAGGCCGGCGAGCGCCCGGTGCCGGCGTGGCTCGAGGTCATCCCCACCCGGATGCGCATCCTCGTCCACTCGCTCCCGGCCCGGCAGGTCATCGACACGCCGGTCCAGGAGCAGCTGATCGTCGAGCTCTACTCGAAGTAAGCGCACGACCCCGGGGGCGGCAGACCGACGCCGCCCCTGGGTGCACCACCTCGCACGGCGTCATATGGCGGACGCCTGCTGGAAGGACATTGACGTGCTGATCGCACAGCGCCCCACCCTCTCCGAAGAGGTCGTCGACGACTACCGCTCGCGGTTCGTCATCGAGCCTCTCGAGCCGGGCTTCGGCTACACCCTCGGCAACTCCCTCCGCCGCACCCTGCTGTCCTCGATCCCCGGAGCCTCGGTCACGAGCATCCGGGTCGACGGCGTGCTGCACGAGTTCACCACCGTGCCCGGCGTCAAGGAGGACATCACCGAGATCATCCTCAACATCAAGGGGCTCGTCGTGAGCTCCGAGGTGGACGAGCCGGTGGTGATGTACCTGCGCAAGCAGGGCCCCGGCGCGGTCACCGCCGCCGACATCGCGCCCCCCGCCGGTGTCGAGGTGCACAACCCCGACCTGCACATCGCGACGCTCAACGGCAAGGGCAAGCTCGAGATGGAGCTCACCGTCGAGCGCGGCCGCGGCTACGTCTCCGCGGTGCAGAACAAGCAGGTGGGCCAGGAGATCGGCCGGATCCCGGTCGACTCCATCTACTCCCCGGTGCTCAAGGTGACCTACAAGGTGGAGGCGACCCGTGTCGAGCAGCGCACCGACTTCGACAAGCTGATCGTCGACGTCGAGACCAAGCGCTCCATGCAGCCGCGCGACGCCATGGCGTCGGCCGGCAAGACGCTGGTCGAGCTCTTCGGGCTGGCCCGTGAGCTCAACGTCGAGGCAGAGGGCATCGACATGGGTCCGTCGCCGACCGACGCCGCGCTCGCCGCCGACCTGGCCCTGCCGGTCGAGGACCTCGA encodes the following:
- the rpsK gene encoding 30S ribosomal protein S11 codes for the protein MPPKSRQGAGAKKVRRKEKKNVAHGHAHIKSTFNNTIVSITDPLGNVISWASAGHVGFKGSRKSTPFAAQMAAENAARRAQEHGMRKVDVFVKGPGSGRETAIRSLQAAGLEVGTIQDVTPVPHNGCRPPKRRRV
- the rpsD gene encoding 30S ribosomal protein S4, which translates into the protein MARYTGADCKRCRREKMKLFLKGAKCESPKCPIEIRPYPPGEHGRGRSKDSEYLLQLREKQKATRIYGVLEKQFRGYYDEANRKQGKTGENLLRILESRLDNVVYRAGFAKSRDMARQLVRHGHLTVNGRKVDIPSFRVSDNDIIEVRESSLELTPFIVARAEAGERPVPAWLEVIPTRMRILVHSLPARQVIDTPVQEQLIVELYSK
- a CDS encoding DNA-directed RNA polymerase subunit alpha, with amino-acid sequence MLIAQRPTLSEEVVDDYRSRFVIEPLEPGFGYTLGNSLRRTLLSSIPGASVTSIRVDGVLHEFTTVPGVKEDITEIILNIKGLVVSSEVDEPVVMYLRKQGPGAVTAADIAPPAGVEVHNPDLHIATLNGKGKLEMELTVERGRGYVSAVQNKQVGQEIGRIPVDSIYSPVLKVTYKVEATRVEQRTDFDKLIVDVETKRSMQPRDAMASAGKTLVELFGLARELNVEAEGIDMGPSPTDAALAADLALPVEDLELTVRSYNCLKREGIHTVGELVSRSEADLLDIRNFGAKSIDEVKAKLHSMGLALKDSPPGFDPSTAVDNYGADDDTAYVEDEQY